ATCGTCAGGTCATGCCAGAAGTCGCTTTTGTGCGCAATAATCAAATCGTTGTAGAAGCCTGGACCACATAATGGCCAGCAGCAGTCAATAAGCCGATCATGCGTCATAAGCCATGATCCGGACGTGATCACCTAGAAAGGGAAGTCGTATGGGGGCACGCGTCATTACAGTTACATCCGGTAAAGGAGGCGTCGGTAAGACGACGACCACCGCCAATATTAGCGTCGCACTTGCGCGCCTGGGGCAGCGCGTGGTGATGCTGGATGCCGATATTGGCCTGCGCAATCTGGATGTCGTCATGGGCCTGGAAAATCGCATCGTGTATGACATTGTCGATGTGGTCGAAGGACGCTGCAATCTGCGTCAGGCGCTCATTAAACATAAGCAGTTTCCAAGCCTGAACCTGATCCCTGCCGCACAAACACGGGATAAAACAGCCATTAGCCCGGCGGATATGCTCGATATCGTCAACAAGCTGCGCCAAGAATTCGACTTCATCATCATTGATTCCCCGGCTGGGATTGAACGCGGCTTCCGCAACGCCGTCGCACCAGCGGATGAAGTCCTCATCGTGACGAACCCAGAAGTTTCCGCAGTACGCGATGCCGACCGCATCATTGGCTTACTAGAGGCTGAAAATAAAAAACCCGGTAAGCTCATCATCAACCGCCTAAAGCCGGAAATGGTCAAAAAAGGCGAGATGCTCTCCGCAGAAGATGTCACCGATATTCTAGCCTTAGAGATCATCGGCATTGTACCGGAAGACGAGCACGTCATCCCCGCCTCCAACAGCGGGATACCTGTGACGCTCAACGAAGATTCTAAAGCGGGAACCGCATTCCGCAATATTGCACGCCGCCTACTGGGTGAAAATGTTCCGCTGCTAGAGCTGGAGCCACAGTCGGGCTTTTTCCGCAGGCTATCGCGGTTATTTGGTAGTTGATCATCAGCAAGATCATCCGATAGGACCGTGCACGTCAGCAGATTGACCGGGGGTTTAAGGACCATGTCTAACTTATTTGAGCGCATGTTCGGCAAGGGTAACAAACAGGGTACAGGCGCGACTGCCAAATCGCGCTTGCAGTTTGTGCTGGTACACGATCGCATCAATCTGCCGCCTGAACGCATGGCGGAGATGAAAGCTGAAATCCTTGCAGTGATCTCTAAATATGTGTCCTTTGACCATAACATGGTTGATATCTCCCTGGAACAGCGTGACCGTGCCAGCGCCCTTGTCGCAGATATTCCTTTTAAAAAGGCGAAGGAAATCCTCGGCTATGGCGACGACGAGGAACTCGAAGACGCGCTGCCATCGACAGCGACACAGGCATCGCCCCAGGATGCGCTCGACACAGGCTGGGAACATACGCCGCTAGAAGAACCAACATTTGTTGATGATGCGACATTCCCGGATGATGACACCCAAGAGCATCGCTAACCTACGGAACAGCGCCCTAAACTGACTGGCAACCTGCGCTGTGGGAATTGTCTCTTATCACATGACCTTGACGAGGGTATAATCTCGCCGCTTTGTCGTCAGTGTGATTGCTGAACCTATGAACCAGGAAACAAATATCTTTCAGCGCTTTGACTATAGCTTGTTCGCTGCGACGATGTTGCTTATCGTCTTCGGCATTTTGATGATTGCCAGTGCCACCCAAGGTGCTGTCGACCCCGATCTCATCAGCCGCGTACCCGATCAAATCAATTTTGCGATTATCAGCGTCGTCGCCGTCTTTTTGCTGACGGTCATCGACTATCGTATGCTTGGCGGTTTACACATATGGCTGTACGTGATCATGATCATCTTGCTGTTGATGGTCGAATTCCTGGGTGTGGAAGGTGACGCAGGCGCGCAGCGCTGGATTAACCTGGGTATCCGCATCCAGCCCTCGGAAATTGGCAAAATTATCATCATCGTCACGCTCTCCAATTTCTATGCCAATAACTACACCAAAATGGAGAGCTTCGGCACAGTTATCAAGTCGCTCATCCATCTTGCCGTCCCCACCGCCCTTATCTTCTTACAACCAGACCTGGGTACGACAATCGTCTTTGGTGTGATCTGGTTTGCTATCAGTTGGGGTGCTGGCATCCGCCTGAGGCACGTTGCACTATTAGGTACAGTAGTGGCTATTGTGGTCCCCCTGGGCTTTAGCAAATTAGAAGACTATCAGGTTGCCCGTTTTACGACGTTTATCTGTATCGCGATTGATGGCTGCCAGAATGATGAAGCGGTACAGGAAGCTCGATATAACATCGACCAGGCTATTATTTCAATTGGTTCTGGCGGCTTATTCGGTAAAGGCTACACAGTCGGCTCACAGAATGCAGGCCGCTTCTTGCGTGTGCGCCATACGGATTTCATCTTCAGCGTAATTGCGCATGAATTCGGCTTTGCGGGTGCTGTTGCAACCATGTGCCTGCTCGGCTTCGTCGTGTTCCGAATATTAAAAGGCGCGCGCTATGCGTCCGATCCACTCGGCAGTTTGATCTGTTACGGCGTCGCGGGGATGATCTTCTTCCAAACGGTAGTATCCATCGGCATGAACCTCAGTTTGATGCCCGTTACTGGCCTGACACTGCCCTTCGTCAGCTCTGGCGGTACCTCCCTGCTCTTCACCATGATTGGTATTGGGCTGGTCCAGAGCGTGATTGTACGCCGTAAGCGCCTGCAAATTTAAGGAACCCACACAAACCTGACCCTTCATGAACCATCACAGCATCGCTACAATACGATGATATGCTGTATATCATCCTCAATAAAGGAGACTTTTTGTGAGCGACAAGCCTGTTCGCACACGTTTTGCCCCTAGCCCAACCGGGCCGATGCACATTGGCAACTTACGCCAGGCCGTCTTTGGCTGGTTGTATGCACGTCATAATGGGGGCCAATTCATCCTGCGCATTGAAGATACAGACCAGAAACGTTTCGTCGAAGGCTCGCTCGAATATATTACCGGTGCGCTGCGCTGGTTGGGCGCAGATTATGACGAAGGCCCTGATGTGGATGGTCCGTATGGGCCCTATATTCAGTCAGAACGCCTGGAACTCTATCAGAAGTGGGCTAACTGGCTGGTGGAGAATGATCTCGCCTATAAGTGTTTTTGCACTTCTGAGCGCCTGGAAAAAGTCAATGCAGAGAAGCGGGCACGCCACGAACCGCCCGGTTATGATCGCCACTGCCGCACCCTGACGCCGGAAGAAATCGCAGCCAAGGAAGCAGAAGGCCTACCCTATGTCATCCGCTTTAAGATGCCGCTGGAAGGCACCACAACAGGCCATGACATCATCCTGGGCGATGTTGAATTCCCGAATGATTCGTTGCAGGATGCCGTTATCCTGAAAAGTGATGGCTTCCCAACGTATCATCTGGCGCATATCGTCGATGACCATCTTATGGAAATCAGTCATGTGACGCGCGGCAACGAATGGTTGCCCTCTTTCCCGCTACATATCAATATCTGGCAGGCATTCGGCTGGGAAATGCCCCAGTTTGCCCATCTACCGTTGATCCTGAACCCTAATGGCAAGGGCAAGCTCAGCAAGCGTAAAGAAGCCTTCAACGACAGCGGCCAGAAAGTGCTCATTAAGGTGAGCGAATATATCGACGCAGGTTACCTGCCAGAAGCTGTCATGAACTTCCTGGCAAACATTGGTTGGAACTTCGGTGATGATAAAGAGATTTTCACTGTCGAAGAAGCGATAGAGCGCTTTGACCTGAAAGACGTCAATCCAGCTAACGCCGCCTTCCCGGTCGAAAAACTCGATTGGCTGAATGGGCATTACATCCGTGAAAAGGACCCATCAGATCTGGCGCAACTGTTGGTGCCTGTTGTCGCAAAAGCAGGCCTGAATGCAGACCCGGAACTCGTCGCTAAGGTGACGCCTGTCTCTCAAACGCGCATCAAGACGCTGAACGAGTTCATTGATCTGGCGGGCTTCTTCTTCGAGGATTGGACCCAGTTCGAAGCACCGGACGCTGATATGCTCATCCAGAAAAAGATGGATGCTGCTGGCACCAAACGCTGCCTGGAAGCCTCCATCGCTTGCTTAGCATCTATTGACAACTTTGAACATAGCGCCCTCTACGAAACGTTCAAGGAACTGGCACAGGAACTCGATGTTAAAAACGGCCAGTTATTTGGCACGTTGCGCGTCGCCCTGACGGGCCAAACCATCTCAACGCCGACCTTCGAAACGATGGAAATTCTCGGCAAAGATGAGACGCTGCGTCGGCTAGAATTAGCGCTGAAGAAGTTCGACTAAATTAGGGATTTCGTGGTGTTTGGGGCTTGAAAATAGCCCCACGCCATGATATTTTTAATGCCTCATTGGGGGATAGTTTAATTGGCAAAACTACGGATTCTGGTTCCGTCATTCTTGGTTCGAGTCCAGGTCCCCCAGCAAAAGCGCCGCGTCCATACGCGGCTTTTTTTTGCCTTCGTATCGTGGCACCACCCGTTATCAATATCACGTTGCCAATAGGTTGCCCACAATAAGTAGAACTGGTGTGTTTGCCGTGTGTAGCGTTACAATACGCCCTACTCAGGCCAGAGCCACATCGCAAATGGAGATCACGACCTTGCCAGATGAGAAGAAACCGTCAAACTATCGGACGCTGTACCAGGCTTTGCTTGCTGGCGGTGTATTAGCTGCGATTGGCATTGTCCTTTTCCTGGTGATTTACGCCGTGCTCAATGAGGTTGACCCAGCAACACGGTTATTCACAGCTTTATGCGCTCCACCAGTGGCTATTGCCATCCTAACGGGCCTATTTGTGCTGATGATCAACCGCAGCAGAAGTGAGTAGCCTGGCACATCATCCTCTATAACCTAGTTCGCAACTGAAAGCAGGACAAGGTCCGCCCACTGGTTGAAGTAAAAATCATTGGTGTTATAGAGCAATCGGGTCCGCAATGGCAACCTCAGCCATAGATAGGCAATACGTCGGCGTTCTTCCCGGCTCGTCCGCTGGCTAAGCTGTGCATACCAACGCGGGAACAACCGGAATACCGTATTGTATTGGCGCAACAAGTCTCGGTTCGTGAATAAGGTATGGAAGATCACCAGGCTGACGACCACGATGACAATTTTTAGCAAAGATGATTCAACAAAGATGATGAGGTGATAAGATAAGAAGATAAAAGCCCAGATAATCAGGGCCATCATGGGGCTGTAGACGGATTCTTCACCGTATTTTTCAAAACTGCTCAAGATAGGGTCTTTGTAAAGCCCAATCACCACAAGCACAGATCTGAGCAGGATAACCAGTAAAATACCTGACCCAATAAAAACAGATGTCATATTTTTAACTCCATAGCAGCCACCAGGGTTCATGGCCTTAAAAGACAAAATAACGACGAACTTGATTGATAACACCATCATATGCCAAAGTCACATAGATTACCCAGGCAAAACACGTTACAATGACAATAAGTAGTGTTCATATAAATCTACAAATGTCTAAAAAGATCACATACACAAGCAAACGCCCTGAGCTATGCCATCTACTATATCGCGCGATTTGCTTTGCACGATCCATGTTCAAGTGTGCTAAAATAGTCCATTCAGTCTTTGAGTCACACACTCAATTCATCACAATGGCATCATCATCATGCTAAACAACACATTCATTCGAGGCGGTGCTGGTCCACGTCTAGCCTTCATGGAAAAGGCCGATCCGCAACAGTTAGCGGAAACACTCGTCGCCCTGGCTAATACAGAAGGCGGGACGATTCTCATTGGCCTGACGCCGGAAGGTAAACAGGGTCAGCATACAATACGTCCAGACGACGTTCAACAGGCTATGAAGGCTGCTGATGATCTCTATAATCCGCCTGTCGTTGTCGACAAGTGGGAAGAAGCAGAGATTAGTGCTTCGCGCCTACCTATTGACGACGAAGACGAGCTCGCCACAGAGGACAAAGCCAAGTCTAACGGTAAAGTCGAGAGCCAGGCAACTGCTAAAAACAGCGACGACAGCAAAGCCGATAGTAAAGCCGACGATAAAACCGATAGCGATAAAACTGCTGACGCTAAAGCCAACGACGCTAAAGCCGAGCAGGAAGGCGCTAAAGCCGCCACTGCTGCAGACAATACCAAAAATAAAGCTGAGAGCAAAACCGAGGACAAGTCCGATTCAAAAGCAGACGCCAGCAATACAGATGGCGACGATAAAAAAGCTGCTGATGACGAGGACGTTGAAGACACCTCCAGTGACAAGTTCACTGTATATGCCATCCGCGTACCACGCAGCATCGAGCTGCATGCGATGGGCGATGGCCGCGTCCTCATCCGCTCTGGCGCACGAAACCGCCCTCTAGGTGGGCAGGAAATCCTGCGTTTGGCGAGCGCCAAAAGTACCGGGGCCTTTGAATCAGAAATTGTGCCCGGTGCCACGCGCGATGACTTCAGCCGCAAGATGATCGACGAATATCTGGAAAAGCGCGCAGAACGTACCAAGCGTCCTTATAACGGTAAGGTCGATGACCTGCTGACAGAAATTGGCGCCATCACGTCCGACGGTCAACCCACGGTCACAGGCGTGCTCCTTTTCTGTGAATATCCGCAGCAGTGGCTGCCACAAAGCAGCGTCGTCTTCGCCAAGTTCGTGGGCACAACACCTCGTGGCGAAAGCGGATTAGCCGGGTATACGCGCCGCGAAGAACTCACCGGGCCACTACCGCGCTTGATCGAAGCATCCTGGAATTTGATCTGGAGCGAAATGGCCGTTAGTGCCGTGGTGAAGGGCCTGGAACGCGAAGAAAAGACAGAATACCCGCAATTTGCCGTGCGTGAGGCCATCGTCAATGCCATTTGCCACCGTGACTATCGTCTGCGTGGGCGGCGTGTCGAACTGCGCATGTATTCGGATCGCCTGGAAGTGATTTCCCCAGGGGGTCTGCCGGGTTTCATCACCATTGAAAATATCAAAGATGAGCACTTCAGCCGCAATCCGCGCATTGTGAATGGCCTTTTCCAGTGGGGTTACATTGAAGAACTTGGCCTGGGTATTGACCGTATGATCGAGGTCATGGAACAGGCTGGTCATCGTCCGCCAACGTTTGACGCACGTCCTTACAGCTTCGCGGTGACGCTGCTCAATGAACGCGAAAAGCCCAAGCCACCGGAATGGGTCCGCAACACCAACCACCGGCAGGCTCGTGCACTTCAGTACATCCGTGAGCAAGGGTCTATCACCAACCGTGAATATCGTGGTCTATGCGAAGGCGTCTCCGCAGAAACGCTGCGTCTGGACCTGGTGGATATGGTCGAAAAAGGTATCCTGATCAAGGTGGGTTCCAAAAAGGGAACACACTATATCCTGAAGTAGACGCCACGCCGAGCACAATAGACATCAAATGACACTGTGAGCCGCATACACATATGACGTTTCCCTTTGCCATCACACTCTTCGGCCTGAGCGGGGCCTGTTTTGTTGTGATGGCATGCGCCTTTTTACAGAGCACAAACACGACATCTATACGGCAAGGGCTGCTTGCTGCAATCGCATTGTGTACAGCCCTCTCGCTCGTCCTGCGGGCGATCAATGCCCCGGTGATGCAATCACCGCCCCTGCTATGGGGACTGCTCATCCTGGCGAGCACGCTCTTCGGCGCCCTCGTACTGTATGACCTCGCCTTCGCTTATCCGGCGCGATTACGCGCCTGGGTAGCACTGTCTGTGATTATCCTGGCGATCTTTGCGATAGTCGGCTTTTTCAGCCCATCCATATGGGCAGGCTGGGGCTTATGGGGAGCTAGCACGTTATCTATACCTGGATTACTTGCCCTGAGTGGCATCGTGATACAGGCCGTTATATGGCTAACCCTGCTATTATTGCGACTCCATCAGTCACCATTACCACAGATCACCGACCGCATCGGCTTATGGGCCATTGCTTCCGGCCTGTGGATCGTCGCAATGGTGCTGATCGCCCATGGAACGGGCTTCCTGGGCGTGATAGGCGGTGCAGCCGCGATAGGTGCACTAGCACTAGCGACGTATACCATCCTGCATTATCGACCTATATTTCTGCTCGGATGGCTGGCCCAAACACGGCCACAGCCTGCCCTTCCCTTCAAGCGCATCCAGAATTTACTGGGCAACGTCACAACACCGGGGGATGCCATACGCGCTGTCTGTGACGACTTAGAAGCTTATCTAGGCCTTGAAGCCATCCAGATACAACAGCCGATGGTACCGGAGGCCAGCGCAGCATTGCAAAGCATCGCGCTGGATATCGAGGCACAGCCCATCGAACTCGATGTCTCTTCCACACTGTGGCAGGCATTCAGGCAGCAGCAAGCCGTTGAACTATATGATCTGAATTATCACCCTGCGTTTGCAGAAGTGCCTATTCAGGATAAAGTGGCCTTTGCCAAAACGCAGATGGCATTGTTTATACCGTTGCATATCAATGGGCGGTGTGCCCTGATTATGGCCCTGCGCAAAAAGCCCATATCACGCCCCCTCACAGCGGCAGAAATTCAGGCTGCACAGGTAGGCATGTATCAACTGAGCGCTTACCTGACGTCCCAACCGATGCAAGAAACGATTCTCTCGCTGGATCAATCCTTGCTGCGTGCCAAGAGCGAACTCAATAAGCTAGAAGCGATTAAGAGCGATTTTATCACCATCGCCAGCCATGAGCTGCGCACACCACTGGCCCAATTACGCGGCTATATCGACATCGTAGAGAGTATCGCCAGCGACTCCAATATTGATAAATCCCAAAGCGAGCGCATCTTCAATAACTTAAGGCGTTCCACCAACCGCCTGGAAGATCTCATCAGCGCAATGCTCGATACAAGCCAGCTCGAAGTCGGCGAGATGCCCTTTAAATTCGTCTCTGCCCAACCAGAGACGCTTATCAAGCTGGTGACGGACCCGCTCAAAGAGCCTGTGGCTGAACGCCGCCTCACGCTGGCTATCGAGGATATGAGTGCCTTACCGCCCATCCGTGCCGATATGCCCCGGTTGGTGCAGGCCATGCGGAACGTCATCACCAATGCGATTAAATACACGCCGGATCAGGGCCAGATTACAATCAGTGCCTATCTACCCAACGATGCCCCGGAAGCTGTACGCTTTGCCATAGAAGACACAGGCATCGGCATCGACCCGGCACAGATAGACCTCATCTTCGATAAATTCTATCGTGGCTTTGATACGCAGCTGCATTCCACAGGAACGTATAAGTTTATGGGGGCAGGTCCTGGCCTGGGCCTGACGATTGCCAGAGGCATTATCCAGGCACATGGGGGCAAGATCAACGCAAAGAGCGAG
The Phototrophicus methaneseepsis DNA segment above includes these coding regions:
- the minD gene encoding septum site-determining protein MinD; the encoded protein is MGARVITVTSGKGGVGKTTTTANISVALARLGQRVVMLDADIGLRNLDVVMGLENRIVYDIVDVVEGRCNLRQALIKHKQFPSLNLIPAAQTRDKTAISPADMLDIVNKLRQEFDFIIIDSPAGIERGFRNAVAPADEVLIVTNPEVSAVRDADRIIGLLEAENKKPGKLIINRLKPEMVKKGEMLSAEDVTDILALEIIGIVPEDEHVIPASNSGIPVTLNEDSKAGTAFRNIARRLLGENVPLLELEPQSGFFRRLSRLFGS
- the minE gene encoding cell division topological specificity factor MinE, whose product is MSNLFERMFGKGNKQGTGATAKSRLQFVLVHDRINLPPERMAEMKAEILAVISKYVSFDHNMVDISLEQRDRASALVADIPFKKAKEILGYGDDEELEDALPSTATQASPQDALDTGWEHTPLEEPTFVDDATFPDDDTQEHR
- a CDS encoding FtsW/RodA/SpoVE family cell cycle protein, whose translation is MNQETNIFQRFDYSLFAATMLLIVFGILMIASATQGAVDPDLISRVPDQINFAIISVVAVFLLTVIDYRMLGGLHIWLYVIMIILLLMVEFLGVEGDAGAQRWINLGIRIQPSEIGKIIIIVTLSNFYANNYTKMESFGTVIKSLIHLAVPTALIFLQPDLGTTIVFGVIWFAISWGAGIRLRHVALLGTVVAIVVPLGFSKLEDYQVARFTTFICIAIDGCQNDEAVQEARYNIDQAIISIGSGGLFGKGYTVGSQNAGRFLRVRHTDFIFSVIAHEFGFAGAVATMCLLGFVVFRILKGARYASDPLGSLICYGVAGMIFFQTVVSIGMNLSLMPVTGLTLPFVSSGGTSLLFTMIGIGLVQSVIVRRKRLQI
- the gltX gene encoding glutamate--tRNA ligase, translated to MSDKPVRTRFAPSPTGPMHIGNLRQAVFGWLYARHNGGQFILRIEDTDQKRFVEGSLEYITGALRWLGADYDEGPDVDGPYGPYIQSERLELYQKWANWLVENDLAYKCFCTSERLEKVNAEKRARHEPPGYDRHCRTLTPEEIAAKEAEGLPYVIRFKMPLEGTTTGHDIILGDVEFPNDSLQDAVILKSDGFPTYHLAHIVDDHLMEISHVTRGNEWLPSFPLHINIWQAFGWEMPQFAHLPLILNPNGKGKLSKRKEAFNDSGQKVLIKVSEYIDAGYLPEAVMNFLANIGWNFGDDKEIFTVEEAIERFDLKDVNPANAAFPVEKLDWLNGHYIREKDPSDLAQLLVPVVAKAGLNADPELVAKVTPVSQTRIKTLNEFIDLAGFFFEDWTQFEAPDADMLIQKKMDAAGTKRCLEASIACLASIDNFEHSALYETFKELAQELDVKNGQLFGTLRVALTGQTISTPTFETMEILGKDETLRRLELALKKFD
- a CDS encoding ATP-binding protein, with the translated sequence MLNNTFIRGGAGPRLAFMEKADPQQLAETLVALANTEGGTILIGLTPEGKQGQHTIRPDDVQQAMKAADDLYNPPVVVDKWEEAEISASRLPIDDEDELATEDKAKSNGKVESQATAKNSDDSKADSKADDKTDSDKTADAKANDAKAEQEGAKAATAADNTKNKAESKTEDKSDSKADASNTDGDDKKAADDEDVEDTSSDKFTVYAIRVPRSIELHAMGDGRVLIRSGARNRPLGGQEILRLASAKSTGAFESEIVPGATRDDFSRKMIDEYLEKRAERTKRPYNGKVDDLLTEIGAITSDGQPTVTGVLLFCEYPQQWLPQSSVVFAKFVGTTPRGESGLAGYTRREELTGPLPRLIEASWNLIWSEMAVSAVVKGLEREEKTEYPQFAVREAIVNAICHRDYRLRGRRVELRMYSDRLEVISPGGLPGFITIENIKDEHFSRNPRIVNGLFQWGYIEELGLGIDRMIEVMEQAGHRPPTFDARPYSFAVTLLNEREKPKPPEWVRNTNHRQARALQYIREQGSITNREYRGLCEGVSAETLRLDLVDMVEKGILIKVGSKKGTHYILK
- a CDS encoding sensor histidine kinase, yielding MTFPFAITLFGLSGACFVVMACAFLQSTNTTSIRQGLLAAIALCTALSLVLRAINAPVMQSPPLLWGLLILASTLFGALVLYDLAFAYPARLRAWVALSVIILAIFAIVGFFSPSIWAGWGLWGASTLSIPGLLALSGIVIQAVIWLTLLLLRLHQSPLPQITDRIGLWAIASGLWIVAMVLIAHGTGFLGVIGGAAAIGALALATYTILHYRPIFLLGWLAQTRPQPALPFKRIQNLLGNVTTPGDAIRAVCDDLEAYLGLEAIQIQQPMVPEASAALQSIALDIEAQPIELDVSSTLWQAFRQQQAVELYDLNYHPAFAEVPIQDKVAFAKTQMALFIPLHINGRCALIMALRKKPISRPLTAAEIQAAQVGMYQLSAYLTSQPMQETILSLDQSLLRAKSELNKLEAIKSDFITIASHELRTPLAQLRGYIDIVESIASDSNIDKSQSERIFNNLRRSTNRLEDLISAMLDTSQLEVGEMPFKFVSAQPETLIKLVTDPLKEPVAERRLTLAIEDMSALPPIRADMPRLVQAMRNVITNAIKYTPDQGQITISAYLPNDAPEAVRFAIEDTGIGIDPAQIDLIFDKFYRGFDTQLHSTGTYKFMGAGPGLGLTIARGIIQAHGGKINAKSEARNLDTCPGSTFYIDLPIEEESSAETVGTRPNE